The DNA window TGGATGCCATTCGCAGTGAAACATAATGAACAGAAATTCTTTCTAAAATCCTTCTAGTGGTCACAACACTTGTCTGTCATAACATCCAAGATACATTTAACTGGGTGAGTTTCTAACACATAAACATATTATGAATAGGATGAAAATGCCAAGACAAATTCAGTTAAACTTGTTCTAACTGGGTGAGTTTCTAACACATAAACATATTATGAATAGGATGAAAATGCCAAGACAAATTCAGTTAAACTTGTTCTAACTTGTGTGTTTTAGTGCTTAATGTACTTTCTGGGTTTTCAAGTTTTTGAGAATAGAAATTAGTCACTTTTtgcttaaatatttgtttttatgagAACGAAGCATTTTCATATCAGTTCAAGCTAGATATCATTCACATAGAAAACATAGGCCTTCACATTCTCATAATTCAAATAAAACTTCACTACCTCAACCATCTCCTTTATGATGATTTCTACTACAATAATAATGCCTCTGGAATTTTTTCATGTAAGATCATTTGGTGCCATTGGAGATGGTATAAAAGATGATACAGAATCATTTAAGATGGCATGGGACACTGTCTGGCAAAATGAATCACAAGTTAATGTTATTCTCAATCCTCAAGGCTTCTCCTTCCTCGTTCAGTCTACTATCTTCACCAGTCCTTGTCAAGATGACTTAGTACTCAAGGTCATAAAAATGCAATACTTACTCAATACGAATTTTCTGTGGCCATGCAGTTTGTCCAACAAAGTCTTAGCTGTTAGGTCTTGGCAGTACCTCAATCCAGCAGCTGAGAGTTAGCTAGACTAACTGCATAGGTGATGGATTTTCTACGGCCATGCAGCCCTTCCAGCAAAACCTCAACTATTGAACCTGAGTTGTAGCCCAATCCAATGACTGATGCCTGGACCAATTGCACACGTCCGTCAAGCGATCTATTACTAGCTAATTAGCTGATGGAATTTTATGGTAAGATCAATTAGGTGGATGGCACTGTTATGCCACCTGATGGACCAGAATCTTAGCCAAAGAACAGCAGTAGGAGACAGTAGCTGGTTTTTTACAGAATCAATGGAATGTCACTAGAAGGAAGTGGTTTAATAGATGGAAAAAGACAAAAATGGCGGCACCTTCCTTGTAAGCCTCACAAGGTAGAGATGATTTATAATTGTAAAATTTTCATACTAAGTTAAAATCTCAATAATAAATGCCACAGGGATTAAATGGAGCAGCCCAATTGTAAGTTTTAAAGACCTTAAATTTCTTCTATCTTCGCATCTTCTACTACTGAAATTGCATAATGATTAAGTATAATTATGTATACAAAATTATGCATGATGCAGGCCATAAGATTTTTTATGAGTTCCATTCCAACTTGATTGTGCAAGGACTAAAGGTGAAGAACAGTCCTCAGTTCCATATCAGATGAAGGCTGCAATAATGTCCATATAGATTCATTTTACATTACAGCTCCAAAACTAAGTCCCAACACTGATGGAATTCACTTAGAAAATGTCAATGATGTGATAATATATAATTCTGTGATTTCTAATGGTTAGTTGTTATAAGTAGCTAAGCAGAGCTCTTGTAATACTTCAATTATCACTTTTCCGTTTCTTCCATACATGTAAGTTCAGATTCAGTTAGTTTTCTTTGATCGTAATGTACTCTATCAACTACTTGCATACATATTAGACCATCCTGGATAACTCACAAGGTACCCAATCTTTCACGTAGTACAAGCGATATTTCCCAAAATTAATAAACCATGAAAACTTAGAAAAGCcatcaacaacttgaaaacaagtaaCTGTAAGCATAATTTTGTGAGGGTTTTCCTCGTGCAACAACACCTCATTGCAAGTATTCAGTTATATATTCAAAATTACAAAACCAAGATTTAAAATAAAGGAGAGGTAATGAAACAAGACAAGCTTTTTCTTGCTCAATTACATTCATCTAAAGTGTGCAACAGAAACCAACAGTTGGTATAACCTAGAAAGTCATGCAGCAACTGAAGTCCTATCATAGTTCACTCATAATGTATTAATTTCCACAACACGAGAGGCAGTTTTCAAACTAAACACGGACAGTCCATACCCTCTAGACTCAATTTGGATGAACTTTTATACCAAAATGTGACACCCACGCTAATAATTTGTTAATCTATATCTAGTGAACTTGGCGAATTTCAACTATTATTACTGTTTGTAAAGTTCTTACTCATATATTTTCTCAAATGATATTCTTCCTTGAGACCTTTTATGCAAAACAATTTGGCTCAGCTTCTCCTTGGAACAAGAAGTTaacctaaaaaatatttggaCAGATATACACACCATACAAATAGGTAGAGATTCGAGTAATGTTAACCTACATCAAGTATATGAAGTGAAACTCTATGAGACAAAAACAagagcataaaacaacaacaaaagcaaTCTACCTCAATTAACATGTTTACTTTCAAAGACAGATAATTTACAAAGAGTTTAGTTTTTGCACAATACAAGCTACATGCAGCAGCTCGAAATTATTTTTACTGATATCAAACAAGTCACACACGGCAATTTCATAAATTGTGAATAATGCAAGAGATAAGCATTACTAAAAGTTAAAACAAGAATACGAAAATCTCACCTCGCGGATGATTTGTTTTACCGACTTTTTGAAGGGAACGACCAGATCAATATGGCGTTCTTGATCTGCCCCTGTAAGTTCCTCCAGAaagtcctcatcatcatcatcttccatttCCGCACGCGGTTCCAAAAGAGGCAAATAGTGCATCAAGAACGACCTTATTGAAGTCATTCCGAGTGACCTCAATTCGAAAGCAGAGAATAGAGGTTTAGGTTGGACATTGTACGTTTTTGTACTGAATCTTTCAACGTCATAATTGTAAATCTTTTCAGAAGCACTTTGTATGTTAGAAATAAAATCTTCAGATAATGTTGCGCCAGCATCAGAATATGCCACTGGTGACCTGAAATTAAAGAGGTGTGATTGCTAAATGTATTAAGTACCAAGGATGTCAAACCAAAGTAGGGCATATATGCTTAAAATACAATGATAAATTACACTTGAGTGCAAGTGCAACAACTTTAAAACCCTGTCTTTAACAACTTGGCTGTTTCAGAAATACATAACTTTAAGCCTAACCCCTTTGAAGATTTAAAGGTTCTAGAGAAGTTAAAATTTAGTGAAATCTGAGACAGCAGTGTCATATTCGGTTATTTTCTTCATCAAAAATCACCAATAGGATAACCTAAGTCTCTATTTTCTGTGATATACACATAGAATCATGGTTTATTCAACCCTTTTTTCTTAGAAAATCATCCACACGTTACAAACTGTCCAATAATATTGTTTAtccaatctgaaaaagaaaaagaaaaaaactcaatGCATCATGGTAACCTTCATGCATTAGAAGCACACCGACCATTCATCTAAGTATGCAAACCAAGCAAAATGGCAAAATCCATGTCATCAAAGTTTGAAAATGGCAAAGTTAAAAAAGTAGAATCTCCTAAAGTGTAAACTGTTGAGCAATAATACATTCAATCTTTCAAATGCTTATTCAGTTATACCAAAGTTAGAAAACTAGAATTTCTAGAGTAACACTTTTATGACACCGTAATTTTGACAAAATCTACACTTAAATTTCCAAGATACCGCACATTTCCACCACGAAAACCTCAAGTTTTCAAACACACACTTAAGCTTCAAAAAATCACACTCACATTGCCACCACCGTGATTATGTCAAACTCACAGTTAATCCAAACATGAAGTTATACTTGGTGTATGTTTGGTTCTACGgattttgagtgaattgattTTGTAAAATTGATTCTAATTAAACATGACTTGAATAtgaagtgatttatgtttggataattTCATGTAAAATTAAGTTGAACAGTAGTAAAAATCAGTCTAAACTcgaaagctacaaattctagcttcaagttgaatcaattttggaagcagaatcaattctactttagcagaaccaaacacctcaaaatcatttcaaaatcaattctacaccgATTTTGGCTATTCCAAAAGCTAAACCAAACATAAACTTATACCAACCAAAACCCTACTACTCCAATGACTATAATCTACATCTCAACCATAATTTCTACTTCAATTCAATCACTTCTTACCTTTACCTATCAACCAATCATAACAAAACACTACAAACAAACAGCTCTACTGCAAGGCAACCAGAAATTACAATCTCAGTCTATTCATCTTCCCCAAATCATCAAACACCAAATAACCTAAACTGAGAAAAGAAAAGAGGGTAAAAACAAAATCATACATACCCAAAGAAATTCCTTGAAGCAAAAGTAGTTCCTGCAGCAAAAGAAGCAGCTGAAGCAGCAGCAGCAGAAgcagaaaaagaggaagaagattGAAAAGCGTGTGATGCAGCAGAGTTGTGATTCTTCCTCCATAGATCTGCAAGTATAGCTATTCCCGCCATTGTttctagggtttagggttttcgTCTGTATCGTATTATACAAGAAAGTGAAGCAGATGATAGCTTCAATTTGTATTgaatttgaagaagatgaatgaatcaGTGTTGTTGTTCACGTTTCCATGGTACTGTTACTTTCTAGTAAATGTGAATGGTAATGATAGGGTTATAATTTTATAATgttatataaagaaaaaataaaacaaatcaaattgtttgaaaattattttactaatctAATTAGAATTATGATTCAAAAttctatatataaaatatttgtaaagctaattttttttattacataaagcGAATAATATTAGTAGAGCATAAGCGAATCAGAAAATATCAATTAAATTGATAATTTAAACTAAACTAAATTGGAAAAAATTGATTGTTTCTTATTGGATTCTAAAACCAAACTAAACTAATGAAAATTGATGTAGTTTGGTCCAGTTCTCGATTTTAGATTTTAGAAATCGTCAAACCGATTATCCAACCAATTACTATAATTACACTTTAAATCTTTTATTTCACACATTATTAAGTTCAAATTTTGTATTAGTCTAacaattttttatctttatttatgtttctttcatttTAGTTAAACTTGTATCTAGAATCAAACTCTAAAACATTTGTTGGTGAAATTATTTTATGATTCAATGGAAATCATATCATTATTTTATACGGATTAAGAATAACttataatttgtttaaaaaactagaacataaaataaattatataaaatatattattttaaaaaaataaagcataaataCACTGAAAAACGTGATAATGAAAAGAGTACACTtatgaatataatataatatttaaaaaaacattgtAAATCGATCAATCAAACGAAACTAAATTGAACCAAACTGATTGCTTTGGTTcgatttcatttttaaaaaatactaaaaatcgAACCAAAGCAAACCGATAGAAAGATCATCGACtcgaatattttttatcaaaaatcggTTCAAAGCGAATCGAAATTTGTGTACAATATTTTGCTACAACttaaatatcaattttattttttcatgaaaAAATTTCATCTAATTAAATGTCTTTTTgttttttcaatgaaaatatctTTTAATAGTTTTGAAAAATTAAGAACACGTTAGGAAAAATTAAGAACACATTAAGAACATAATTTGAGATCTAGAAACTCATACTCTTACAGGTTATTCGTTGGTTTTAGCAGGCTTTTTCTTGTTTAGTGCATTTGCCTGGTAGTAATGCCTAGGCTTAATCTAGACTTTAGGTTTAAAGAAGTTTTGTCTTGGATAATTATTGACATTAGCTTCTGAATCCTTCAAATTTTTTGGTCCATAGGTCATTTGTTTTGGTTTCTTCATAACCTTTTACTTGAAGTTCATTGGTCCTTGATCCCTCAAAACTTTTTACTTTTGAACTTTAGCTTATAATCTGTTATGAACCTTTGCTTGTTGATTTGTAAGAACTGACTTCTCCAAAACCCTTGACCTTGAGGTCTCAGGTGCAGATTTGTTCAGATCTTTTAACTCAATAATTTTAGGTTTTAACTGAGTCAAACTCTAACCCTTATCAGTAGCAGTCATAAAATAAGATTTGAGCATTGCTTGAAGAAGACGAATCTGAGGGTTTCTTCAAAAGCTAGACATTGGAGCATTCTCCATTATAACCAAGATCTTCTCCTTTGCTCTTACTCACTTTAGTAATTTTAGTTCTCTCAAGAGATGTTGTGATAAAGCTTTGAAGAGCTATCTCATGCTCatttaatattttatcataaGCTTTATCTAAGAGAGCCTTATGATCTTTTTTAAGAAATCCAAATTTGTCTTGAGACATTTTTAATTCTTCTTTCAAAAGATCATGATCTCTCTTTAAGATTTTCATGTGCAAATTACACACTCTTGGTCTTTTGATACCACCGGCTGCTGacataatgttttttttatacgCAATAGAATTCTCATTCAAAAGAGTACAAGGGGTACTCACCCATATACAAACTACCCTTAAACTTTAAAGAAGTCCAAAGGGTGTTTGTTCTAAAAGAAAAAACTACAAGGAACATTGGATTTGAAACCCATAATATTCCCCTGTCAAGAAAGCAATTTGACCTTGTCAACAATGTAGCCAACGCTAACACCTTTTGCCTTGAAGATGATTGCATTCATGCCCCGCACATTGCAAACCATATCAACAAAATCTTCTTCGGGCAAACTTTGTCAACTAATAATTCCCAAAATCGCAGTAAATGTTCCAAGTATCCTGTGAATTTACATATTATATTCTAATCCACGATAAAATTCTACTCCACGCCATCCTTATTAAAGGGCACCACACCATTAAATGATCCAAGGTTTCAATATGGCCGAAACAAAACACGCAAACTTTGTCACTATCGTTAGAAATAATACCCCTTCTAACTAAATGATCTCTAGTTGACATCCTATCTATAATGCAATGCCAACCGAAAACAAGAAACTTAGTTGGAACCAAAGTATCTCATAAGCAAGACATTGCCTTCAATTTACTATCTACAAGCAAGATATAATTGCAACTATTATTGAAAACGATATAACCCAAACGTACTGTGTAAACTCCAGCCGTATCTTGGAACCATTTAAATAAATCCCCAACGCCTACATTAATATCCACTCCTATCAGAATGTTGTCTAATTCAATCAATTGTGTTAACGCCGTGCCCGTTGCAAACCGTATCTCCGTGCTTAAATTTCAACACCATGAAAACGGCCTAACAGCTCTCATTTCTGCCACCGTCGCATTTTGATCAGCGGCGATATCGAACATGTTCGGATAAGCTTCCGCAAAAGAGACTCCTCTCATTCATTTAGTTTTCCAAAAACATATCCTACTACCATCTCCCAGTCTTGCTACCACCCCATCTAGGAACCAACTTGACTTAAAATTATCTGAGATTTGAGGAACCACGTCTCTCCACCATAAAGAAGACTGACCCGCAGTTCTGAAAACCCTACCTGGCAACACACTCTTTTCCAAACTACCGTAATGAAATTCCAGCAAAGGCCTCCAAATCGACTCGCTATCCTCCATAAATTTCCACCTCTATTTTTCTAACAAAGCTTCATTGAAGGGGACTTTACGCATCTGATACCCAACTCGCCATCCTCGTTAAATTGAATGTTGATGGTAGTTCCTTTGATAACCTAGGTTGCTCTGACTATGGTGGCTTAATTCAGGATTCTAACGGCAAATGGTTGATCGGCTTTGCTAGAAGCATGGTGCTACAACAAATATTTATGTTGAACTTCAAGTAATTTTTTATGGTCTTGAGACAGCTTGGAATAATGGATTTCGTCATGTTATGTGTGAATCTGAGAGCAAATTTTTGAGGACAAAATGCAACCATTTCATCCTTATGTATTGGTTATAAACAACattaagaatttttttaattattcttgaACTTTATCTTTTAATCATTATTTGAGGAAAGGTAATAGTTGTGCCGATTGACTAGCtaaattgaataatttaaaaatCTTTGAGTCAATGTCTCACTCTGCGTTAGCAACACTAtcgaaattttttttttagaatttttaaattaaaattggatAATTCAAAAATCTCTTGGAGTCAATGTCTCACTCCAGGTTAGTGACGCTACGGAAACTTTTCTTTATTTCTTACTGCTTGTTTATATCCTTTTGATAATAAAAAAACACTCGTAATTTTTTAAAGAAACTCTCAACAAGTGATTTAGAAAAAGTGTTGCTACGtgctaacacctattgatgtgttTTTTAAACTAAAAAGCGCCGATTAAATCAGTAAGCTTAAAAGTATTTCAAATATATACACACTTAATTAAGTAAGCCAAAGAGTATGAAGAATTGGAGTTTTGAACTATTCTATTAAATTTAATGAGAAAATTGAAAATCGACTCTCAAATCAAAAAAGGTACACACAATTCCCATGTTATTTTATTCTTTACATAACGTTAAGATTGATATTTCATATTTCAGTTATTATAGGTGCTCAGATTGAGCAATACTGTCATCAACCTCGGAAAAATTACTAAACGTCAGATGTTTTAAATATCTTCATCCAGTCAAAACAATGATTGATTTTGTATTATAATAATAGAAGTTCAACAACTGCAGTTCATGCATAATACAAGCAAACAACACTTGTATGTTGTCAATGAAATCAATATAAGAAAGTCACATTTGTTCGCTGCTTCCTTTAACAAAAAAACTATGATGCAGCTCAATCAGAAAACGATGGATGCAACATTTCATAGTTGGCTTAAACAATTTCTAGTCTGGCTGTGTAGAAGATATAAACTAAACCTTTAccaaaataataaacataaaaccaTCAACATATTTGTTACTAAGTCCTTCACCTATCAGGCAACCATTAACATATTTGTTACTAGGTTCTTCTTCACCTATCAGACTTTTACTTAGCTTCTCAAAATATACATTTGCCATTAATTCCACTACCAGATCCTATATCTTGCAAATGTCCATGTGCCAATGTCTTTCAAAATACTGATAGCGGACCAAAATTACCTTAACATATCGTTAAAGTAGAAATAGCCAAAATTCTAATTTGCACTTCGATATATAGAAGATTCATCATGACCTATCATTCCTTCTTCTTCAGGAATCATCCCTTCCTCCAATTCTCCATTGTAAGGATGAGAACCACCATTTCTTCCAACACCTGAAGATCCTCCCCACCCTTTCTGAGGACTACTGTTGGTCCGACCACCGCCAGGAGGGGATCGTGAACTTTTTCCCTTGTCCTGTCTATAAGGACTATGACTGCGGCTTCTCTCCCGGTTAAAGCTCTTGTTGCGATCACTGCCTCCTCCATTGCGTTCCATCATTGCTTGATGAAAGCTGACTCCCGGGGTATATTGAGATGCTGCAGATGCTGTAGCTTTGACGGGACTGCGGCTGCGCTCCCGAGTTTTGAAGCGATCACTCCAGCTAGATCCCCTATCGGGGCTTCGGTCTCGTTCATTCCTATGCCACAGGACAATACATAGTTGGTGACTGTCACTTAAAAACATGCATAAAAATCCACAGATCTGTAAAAACTTATCATTATCTTTCagtaaagaaaagaaaatgaaactAACAAATATTTAAGCTAACCTCTGTGAGTCATAGTCAAATCCTCGGCCTCCACCTCTGCCAAAAGCAGCAGAAGACCCGTATCCACCTCTTCCTCCATAACTTGAATCACTACCCCTTCCACCATATCCTGAATCATTACCCCTTCCACCATACCCAGAGTCATAACTCTTCGCGCCAAATCCAGAATCGCCACGACCACCAGAACTATATCGTCTGGATCTGCCAAACCCACCGCCACCCCTGGATGACAATTCACGAAGTTCTGGAGGGACTTTCTGGTTTGCACCCTCTAAGATTTTGATGAGATCTGAAGCATGTTTAGCATCCTGGTCCCCAAAGAAAGTGTAAGCTATACCGGTGGCTCCAGCCCTCCCAGTTCTTCCGATCCTATGAACATAATCCTCCACTCCTGTAGGGAAGTCATAGTTGACAACCACTCTGCAAAAAAAttatggtcatttccaaatatgATAAAAATTTATCTTTCCTAAATATGGTCACTATTCCACGATAAAAGTTCCAGCCATTTAACATAACTATGACAACATACTACTTCAATGCGTACAGAACTAACTCTATCATCAACAAATTTGTATAAAATGAACAATAAACAATATATGATAAAATGAACAACCTAATGTCTTTGACGTCCAATCCACGAGCAGCAACATCTGTGGCTACAAGTACAGGAGTCCTTCCACTTCGAAACTGATTCAACACATGATCCCTATCAGCCTGGGATTTATCCCCATGTATAGCAGCAGCTCCAAACTGGCGTGTAAGATTACGAGCAAGTTGATCACACATTTTCTTGGTAGAGCAAAAAATAATTAtctttgatccttgatcctgtGAACGCAAAATACTTTCCAGTCGTCGCTGTTTCTCCATATGTGCCAAAACTTCAATATGCTGTTATAGTAACATTAAGACACAAATTAAACATGTTGTAAGTAAAAGCCTGCAACATCAGTACACTTGAGAAAAATAGCATGGCGGAAGAAGTGGACTATCAACGATATAAGCTAAAGTGACATTGCACCAAAATATATCAGTAGTAAATATCAAACCTGAGTGATGGACTTGTTAGCTACAAGCTCATCTACGTTGCCAATGTTCACCTGGACAGGATTGACAAGCAGGTCAGCTGCAATTCTTCTAACCTCTTTAGGCCAAGTTGCT is part of the Vicia villosa cultivar HV-30 ecotype Madison, WI linkage group LG2, Vvil1.0, whole genome shotgun sequence genome and encodes:
- the LOC131652720 gene encoding DEAD-box ATP-dependent RNA helicase 46-like; the protein is MAATATAVGPRYAPADPTLPKPWKGLVDGKTGYLYFWNPETNVTQYERPLSSAASPKPSSVPSSSVQVQQSSQGRGRSPDFSDRYDRNGNGVSDENGSRSHQSSKGGTFSSHNDVANGTHVAGNVSSIKGHIASDTGPALTPEAYRRRHEITVTGDNVPPPVTSFATSGFPSEILKEVQNAGFSAPTPIQAQSWPIALQSKDIVAIAKTGSGKTLGYLLPAFIHLKRTNNNAKMGPTILVLSPTRELATQIQDEAVKFSKTSRIACTCLYGGAPKGPQLRDIDRGADIVVATPGRLNDILEMRRISLHQVSYLVLDEADRMLDMGFEPQIRKIVNGVPARRQTLMFTATWPKEVRRIAADLLVNPVQVNIGNVDELVANKSITQHIEVLAHMEKQRRLESILRSQDQGSKIIIFCSTKKMCDQLARNLTRQFGAAAIHGDKSQADRDHVLNQFRSGRTPVLVATDVAARGLDVKDIRVVVNYDFPTGVEDYVHRIGRTGRAGATGIAYTFFGDQDAKHASDLIKILEGANQKVPPELRELSSRGGGGFGRSRRYSSGGRGDSGFGAKSYDSGYGGRGNDSGYGGRGSDSSYGGRGGYGSSAAFGRGGGRGFDYDSQRNERDRSPDRGSSWSDRFKTRERSRSPVKATASAASQYTPGVSFHQAMMERNGGGSDRNKSFNRERSRSHSPYRQDKGKSSRSPPGGGRTNSSPQKGWGGSSGVGRNGGSHPYNGELEEGMIPEEEGMIGHDESSIYRSAN
- the LOC131652724 gene encoding uncharacterized protein LOC131652724, with amino-acid sequence MAGIAILADLWRKNHNSAASHAFQSSSSFSASAAAASAASFAAGTTFASRNFFGSPVAYSDAGATLSEDFISNIQSASEKIYNYDVERFSTKTYNVQPKPLFSAFELRSLGMTSIRSFLMHYLPLLEPRAEMEDDDDEDFLEELTGADQERHIDLVVPFKKSVKQIIRETSVVTTRRILERISVHYVSLRMASKLLKDVPKSATRKAARNLPTHVYFFSVSRTTFRGHMLGVAASWVVQVGIDLYRFFRSIFRSNDEDSDVDTTEQVRILGQKVALTSIRCSSSLVFASIGAGIGATLVRPSLGQWIGCAAGDLAGPIIVAFCADKAFQVNL